The Thermococcus sp. DNA segment AGACGACCTTGAGGCCCTGAATCCTGCCCTTCTTCTCGAGTATTGTCTGGTAGTCTGCCAAAGCCTGACATGGATGGGAGAAGTCGGAGAGGCCGTTGATGACCGGGACGCTCGCATACCTGGCGAGGTCTTCCACATCCTTGTGGGCGTAAACCCTCGCCATTATCCCGTCAACGTATCTGCTTAGAACTCTCGCCGTGTCCGCTATCGTCTCTCCCCTGCGGAGCTGTAAATCCTGGGCGTTGAGGTAGAGGCCGTAGCCACCGAGCTGATAAATGCCGACCTCAAATGAAATCCTCGTCCTCGTTGAGGGCTTCTGGAAAATCATTGCCAGGGTCTTCCCCTCAAGAACGCGTTGGGGCTTTCCAATCTTGTTCCATATCTTCATCATCTCGGCCGTCTTGAGAATCGTCTCAAGTTCCTCCCTCGTGAAGTCCTGAAGGCAGAGAACGTCCCTTCCAGCCAAACTAACCACCATGTGCATCACCGTCCAAGGCTGGGGAGGGAGTTTAATAACCCTTTCGTCGAAAAAAGCCCACTCAATTTGGAAGGTTTTGATGCCCAGTCGAGAAAAACTTTCCAAACGTAAGTTCCTAATGCCAAGACTTCAACTGCCAAGTTGCCACATTGGACCATCTCTTTGCATTCCTCTGTCGCACCTTCAAGGTTGTCCGAGAAAAGGATAATAAGCGCGAGCATGAGTTGAAGCGGTGGGGAAAATGGGCGATAAAATCCGCGTGACCCTTGTCAACTATACAAGAAAACCGCTTGAAACTGTCACATGGTCAGCACTGATAAGCTATTGGGAGGGCTGGAAAACTGAGGCCTTCGAGCGGATGACCATGAACGACGTTGAAATGCACCTCCCGAAGGTTCTCGGCTACGGCCACGAGTCGATCCTTGAGCACGCAGTCCTTACCTTTGCCATTGAGGGATGTTCTCGCGCGTGTTCGCACCAACTCGTCAGACACAGGCTCGCAAGCTATACCCAGCAGTCACAGCGTTACATAAAATTGAACCCAAGTGATGTTGAGGAAACCTTTGTAATCCCCGAGAGCGTCAAAGAAAAGCCCGAACTCTACGAAAAGTGGAAAAAGCTCATGCGGGAAGCCATTGAACTCTACGAGGAAAGCTACAGCGCGGGGATTCACCAGGAGGATGCGCGCTTCATCCTGCCTCAGGCTGTGAGGACGAAGATAGTTGTCACGATGAACCTCCGCGAGCTGAAGCACTTCCTCGGGCTGAGGGCCTGCGAGAGGGCGCAGTGGGAGATAAGGGAAGTTGCATGGAAGATGCTGGAGGAGATAGCGAAGAACGAAGAGCTTAGGCCGATAATAAAGTGGGCGAAGCTCGGGCCGAGATGCATTCAGCTCGGCTACTGTCCCGAGGGCGAGCTCATGCCAAAGGGTTGCTGGAAGAGGACGAGGGAGAAGTGGAAGGCTTTACTCGGTTCTAAACCTGAGGTTTAAGAAACCCTTTTTTACGGCTTTTCTCTAGATGAAGCGGTGAGGGAAAGTGAAAACGAAAAGCTGGGAAGTTGAAGTTTCCGCTGACTGGGAGACGCTCAGATTAATCCTCAGCGACCCCAAAAAGACCCTGCCCTTCTTCCCGTACTTCGAGGAGCTGAGAGGTGAGAGGGTTCGCTTCAAGGTGCCGAGGTTTATCTTCAACTTCGGCTACGAGTTCGAGCTTGACGTCGGCTTTGGTGAAAGGGAAGCGATATACACCTTCAGGGGGGAGCGAGGTATTCTCACCGTTACCTTCAAGATGGCTGGGGGGAAGCTCAGGGTAACGGCCAGCTGGGCGGGCTTTGGAGAGGCCATAATGGGGAAGCCGCTGGAGAACTTTGCCAAGGGAATAGCGACGGCAATCGGGGAGTTCTGCGCCTCGATGAAGTGCCCCGGTGTGAAGATTGAAGGGGAAAGCGGGCAAGTTGAGCACATAACCCCTGAAACAGCTCCTGCGTTTCTCAAGAGGCTCGCCGTCGAGCTGGGGACGGATTTCGTCGTTGAGGGGAGAGCCGAGGACGGCACTTATCTCTCGGCAAGAATAGAGAAGGGGAGGCTGAAGAGCCTCAAGGTGAAGACGGATAAGGGGGAGTCGGTTATAGAGGCCGACCTCCCGGTGGTGGAGCTCGGGAGCGAGCTCTTCGAGGGACTGCCCCTCAACAAAAAGTTCACAGTGAAGGCGGAGAAGCTTTAGGGTTTTTATCTCCTCTTCCCCCTTTTCCAAATATTGCCTGTTTTGTAGAACAAGAACCAGCGAAAATCGACTATACTCGCCTTCCTTCTCAACACCCGAAAACTTTATAAACTCTGCATGCATATGTAATATTAGAATTACATATGGAGAGGTGAAGACACATGAGGAAAAAATTGGTAGGGTTTGGATTGCTGGTGCTGGGCCTCTTTGGCCTGGTGCTCGGAGGGGCCGCTGCCTATATGGGCACCCCCGGCCCCAACCCAGCTGTAGAAGAAACCGCCCAGAAGGGCTACGCGGACTACT contains these protein-coding regions:
- the thyX gene encoding FAD-dependent thymidylate synthase, with product MGDKIRVTLVNYTRKPLETVTWSALISYWEGWKTEAFERMTMNDVEMHLPKVLGYGHESILEHAVLTFAIEGCSRACSHQLVRHRLASYTQQSQRYIKLNPSDVEETFVIPESVKEKPELYEKWKKLMREAIELYEESYSAGIHQEDARFILPQAVRTKIVVTMNLRELKHFLGLRACERAQWEIREVAWKMLEEIAKNEELRPIIKWAKLGPRCIQLGYCPEGELMPKGCWKRTREKWKALLGSKPEV
- the argF gene encoding ornithine carbamoyltransferase, giving the protein MVVSLAGRDVLCLQDFTREELETILKTAEMMKIWNKIGKPQRVLEGKTLAMIFQKPSTRTRISFEVGIYQLGGYGLYLNAQDLQLRRGETIADTARVLSRYVDGIMARVYAHKDVEDLARYASVPVINGLSDFSHPCQALADYQTILEKKGRIQGLKVVYVGDGNNVAHSLMVAGTKLGANVVVATPEGYEPDPKVIKWAEKNAAESGGSFELLHDPVKAVKDADVIYTDVWASMGQEAEAEERRKIFKPFQVNKELVKHAKPDYIFMHCLPAHRGEEVTDDVIDSPNSVVFDQAENRLHAQKAVMALIMGGIKV